From the genome of Ignavibacteriales bacterium, one region includes:
- a CDS encoding T9SS type A sorting domain-containing protein, which translates to MKKLVLVLFFFAVGTILTFAQTVDLTTYGVSPRDVARDTVDQYFDLSYNSLKNVGTEAKVYLKGTSDVTFTSPTWNFSTKPAGSNATFGPVKDLDTSTQLITFIPDVAGTYVIEFSDGGDLALITINAAVYWGVEGGPVSCKTCHQNTINNIPDIYNTWVNTGHASDTKKAFDGELSSHFNVSCMPCHSTGYDLSAANDGFDDFPFVFPTVFQPGMYDSLSVLYPDAMGRANIQCEACHGPGSNHLSAIDQSKIDKSLSAEVCNACHDASGTHHVIGDQWKHSGHDATEFDGRGFHGGHFVGAFVVSADRDGCSPCHSGSGFVQWIKEGRPVDALGLPAATNIRPPAMNISCAVCHDPHDATNIHQLRSVESQLGDGTILTVEQYGTGTTCMTCHRSRRYAKTYASNTSNQSAHYGAHHGPQADMLVGKNAPDYGIEFPSSPHGVAGGNACVDCHMVGEKTGLDGNPLPVGGHTFNMNDVEGNDHVEACEPCHGNVGSSFKDKKYYINGNADLDRNGIAEGLQLEVHGLMEQLSTRLPHDANGLVSITNNNADSIALTPAIMRAGYVYIWIEEDRSFGIHNPAFTVALLKAAIEDLGGTVDIDFENNTPTSYSLNQNYPNPFNPSTTISFNLPEQAKVKVTIYDALGNQLEVIADDFKSAGTHNVTWNASNYASGIYFYRLEAGNFVQARKMILMK; encoded by the coding sequence ATGAAAAAATTAGTACTTGTTCTATTTTTCTTCGCTGTTGGGACGATTTTAACATTCGCTCAAACAGTTGACTTAACAACATACGGTGTTTCCCCTAGAGATGTCGCGAGAGATACTGTTGACCAATATTTTGATCTTAGCTATAATTCTCTGAAGAATGTAGGTACAGAAGCTAAAGTTTATTTAAAAGGAACTTCCGATGTTACTTTTACATCTCCAACCTGGAATTTTTCTACAAAACCTGCTGGTTCAAACGCTACATTTGGCCCAGTTAAGGATTTAGATACATCAACTCAACTCATAACTTTTATTCCTGATGTTGCTGGTACATATGTGATTGAGTTTTCAGATGGAGGTGACTTGGCATTAATTACTATTAATGCGGCAGTCTATTGGGGTGTTGAAGGTGGACCGGTTTCCTGTAAAACTTGCCATCAAAATACTATCAATAATATACCAGATATTTATAATACCTGGGTAAATACTGGACATGCTTCGGACACAAAAAAAGCATTTGATGGTGAGTTAAGCAGTCACTTTAATGTAAGCTGTATGCCCTGTCACTCAACGGGATACGACTTGAGTGCTGCTAACGACGGATTTGACGATTTTCCGTTCGTATTTCCAACTGTATTTCAACCTGGAATGTATGATTCATTGTCCGTGCTTTATCCCGATGCAATGGGAAGAGCAAATATACAATGCGAAGCTTGTCATGGACCAGGTAGCAACCATTTAAGTGCAATAGATCAATCAAAGATAGATAAATCATTAAGTGCTGAAGTTTGTAATGCTTGTCATGATGCTTCTGGAACACACCATGTAATTGGAGATCAATGGAAACACTCTGGACATGATGCTACAGAATTTGATGGCAGAGGGTTTCATGGCGGACATTTTGTGGGAGCATTTGTTGTGTCCGCAGATAGAGATGGTTGTTCACCATGTCATAGTGGTTCAGGATTTGTACAGTGGATTAAAGAAGGCAGACCAGTTGATGCTTTAGGTCTACCTGCTGCCACAAATATTAGACCACCAGCTATGAATATTTCTTGCGCAGTATGTCATGATCCTCACGATGCTACAAATATTCATCAATTAAGATCAGTCGAATCACAACTTGGTGATGGTACCATTCTTACTGTTGAACAATATGGCACCGGAACAACTTGTATGACTTGTCATAGAAGCAGAAGATACGCAAAAACTTATGCTTCAAATACAAGTAACCAAAGTGCACATTATGGAGCACATCATGGTCCTCAAGCTGACATGTTAGTTGGAAAAAATGCCCCAGATTATGGTATTGAATTTCCAAGTTCACCACACGGTGTAGCAGGCGGTAATGCATGTGTTGACTGCCATATGGTAGGCGAAAAAACAGGTCTTGATGGTAATCCACTTCCTGTTGGCGGACATACTTTCAACATGAATGATGTTGAAGGAAATGATCACGTTGAAGCGTGTGAACCTTGCCACGGAAATGTTGGTTCATCATTTAAAGATAAAAAATATTATATAAATGGTAATGCGGATCTAGATCGTAATGGCATTGCTGAAGGATTACAGTTAGAAGTTCATGGTTTAATGGAACAATTAAGTACACGTTTACCGCATGATGCTAATGGGCTTGTTTCAATTACTAATAATAATGCAGATTCCATTGCACTTACTCCTGCAATTATGAGAGCTGGATATGTTTATATCTGGATTGAAGAAGACAGAAGTTTTGGTATTCACAATCCGGCGTTTACAGTTGCATTATTAAAAGCTGCAATTGAAGATTTAGGCGGTACAGTGGATATTGATTTTGAAAATAATACACCTACGTCTTATTCACTAAATCAGAACTATCCTAATCCGTTTAATCCATCAACAACTATTAGCTTCAATTTACCTGAACAAGCTAAAGTAAAAGTTACAATTTATGATGCACTTGGAAATCAGTTAGAAGTTATAGCTGATGATTTTAAGAGTGCCGGTACTCATAATGTAACCTGGAATGCTTCAAATTACGCTTCAGGAATTTACTTCTACAGACTTGAGGCTGGTAATTTTGTTCAAGCTCGTAAAATGATTTTAATGAAATAA
- a CDS encoding DUF3078 domain-containing protein, translating to MKKLFLIIFIAISFNSFAQDIPDSLLKVGWNMTGVVGLNLSQTSFSNWAQGGSNSLAFAAYTNLGAIYNNAPWKWKNRLNMTYGRSKIGNEGYRTNENDIYFESIASRDIGWAVDPYFSVTFRSSLTKGYDYSVETSGIQIVDFFDPGYLSEALGFTYDQNKIITTRLGIAIQQTFANKFTGYTDDPVTAEIEKFKFDTGLESVTEVNYEFLENMKYSSFLRLFTRFNSLDVWDVRWDNIISAKVNDYINVNFAVTVIHEISQTRKTQLREALQLGFSYSLF from the coding sequence ATGAAAAAACTATTCCTAATAATTTTTATAGCAATCTCATTTAATTCTTTTGCTCAAGATATTCCAGATTCACTTTTAAAAGTAGGTTGGAATATGACTGGAGTTGTAGGCTTGAATCTAAGTCAAACTTCATTTTCTAATTGGGCACAGGGTGGTTCTAATTCATTAGCATTCGCCGCATACACCAATTTAGGAGCTATATATAACAATGCTCCCTGGAAATGGAAAAATAGATTAAATATGACTTATGGAAGATCTAAAATTGGTAATGAAGGATACAGAACAAATGAAAATGATATCTATTTTGAAAGCATAGCATCCAGGGATATCGGCTGGGCTGTTGATCCATATTTTTCAGTAACATTTAGAAGCTCTTTAACAAAAGGTTATGATTATTCAGTTGAGACTTCCGGTATTCAAATAGTTGATTTCTTTGACCCCGGTTACCTATCTGAAGCGCTCGGATTCACTTACGATCAGAATAAAATAATTACAACAAGGCTTGGTATTGCAATTCAACAAACATTTGCAAACAAATTTACTGGCTATACAGATGATCCGGTAACAGCTGAAATTGAAAAATTTAAGTTTGATACAGGTCTTGAATCAGTGACTGAGGTAAATTATGAATTTTTAGAAAATATGAAATATTCAAGTTTTCTCAGACTATTCACCAGGTTTAATTCTCTGGATGTATGGGATGTAAGATGGGATAACATCATCTCTGCAAAAGTAAATGATTATATCAATGTTAATTTTGCGGTTACAGTGATTCATGAGATAAGCCAAACTAGAAAGACTCAATTAAGAGAAGCTTTGCAACTTGGATTTAGTTACTCATTATTCTAA
- a CDS encoding DUF853 family protein, which translates to MSAPDNFISEITNGYTFKGDSVIIGTAIYNGKPQQNLHIKIPLSTINRHGLIAGATGTGKTKTVQLFAESLSEKSIPVLLMDIKGDLSGIAAEGTSNPKIEERHSKIGVPYQQKKFPVEFLTLSDQKGTRLRATISEFGPILVSKILELNDTQAGLITILFKYCDDNNLPLLDVKDLKKVLQFASAEGKKEIEKDYGAISPTSIGTILRKVVELEQQGADVFFGEKSFEVEDLLRIDENGNGIISVLRLTDLQDRPKLFSTFMLSMLAEIYSTFPELGDKAEPKLVIVIDEAHLIFNEASKALLDQIETIIKLIRSKGVGIYFCTQNPTDVPQAVLSQLGLKIQHALRAFTAQDRKMIKLTSENYPISVYYKTDELLTSLGIGEAAISALNEKGVPTPLAATLLCAPRSRMDILNEDELTANINSSKLVGKYNQAVDRESAYEILNKKLDAAREFDLKVPETQNRNYDPQPRTTTTRKSTRQEKSTMEKVISSPLSKQVGRTLVREISRGILGVLGFGGRRR; encoded by the coding sequence ATGAGCGCACCAGATAATTTTATTTCGGAAATTACAAATGGTTACACATTTAAGGGTGATTCAGTAATAATTGGAACTGCAATTTATAATGGTAAACCTCAACAAAACCTCCACATAAAAATTCCATTAAGCACCATTAACAGGCATGGGTTAATTGCAGGTGCAACCGGAACCGGAAAAACTAAAACAGTTCAGTTATTTGCGGAATCACTTTCTGAAAAAAGTATCCCTGTGTTACTGATGGATATTAAGGGCGATTTGAGCGGAATAGCCGCTGAGGGAACTTCTAATCCTAAAATAGAAGAAAGACATTCCAAAATTGGAGTTCCATATCAACAAAAAAAATTTCCAGTTGAGTTTCTTACTTTATCTGATCAAAAAGGAACTCGGCTACGTGCAACAATTTCAGAATTTGGACCAATTTTGGTTTCAAAAATATTAGAATTAAATGATACACAAGCAGGATTAATTACCATCCTGTTTAAATATTGTGATGATAATAATTTGCCACTCCTTGATGTAAAAGATCTGAAAAAAGTTTTACAATTTGCCTCGGCTGAAGGCAAAAAAGAGATTGAAAAAGATTATGGTGCAATCTCTCCAACTTCAATCGGAACAATTTTAAGAAAAGTTGTTGAACTTGAACAGCAAGGTGCTGATGTATTTTTTGGTGAAAAATCATTTGAAGTTGAAGATCTTCTTCGGATTGATGAGAATGGGAATGGAATAATTTCTGTTTTACGGTTAACTGATTTGCAGGATCGACCAAAATTATTTTCTACTTTTATGTTATCTATGCTAGCGGAAATTTATTCCACATTTCCAGAGCTTGGGGATAAAGCTGAACCAAAATTAGTTATCGTAATAGATGAAGCACATCTTATTTTTAATGAAGCAAGTAAAGCTTTATTAGATCAGATTGAAACCATAATAAAACTTATAAGGTCTAAAGGTGTGGGAATATATTTCTGCACTCAAAATCCAACAGATGTGCCTCAAGCAGTGCTTAGTCAGCTTGGACTAAAAATACAACATGCATTGCGTGCTTTTACTGCGCAAGATAGAAAAATGATTAAACTTACTTCAGAAAATTATCCTATATCAGTATATTATAAAACAGATGAATTGCTCACTTCACTTGGAATTGGTGAAGCGGCAATTAGTGCGTTAAATGAAAAAGGAGTTCCAACTCCATTAGCTGCAACTTTGCTATGTGCACCAAGATCAAGAATGGATATTTTAAATGAAGATGAACTTACTGCCAATATTAATTCCTCAAAATTAGTTGGCAAATATAACCAAGCAGTTGACAGAGAAAGTGCTTATGAAATCCTTAATAAAAAATTAGATGCTGCAAGAGAATTTGATCTAAAAGTTCCTGAAACTCAGAATAGAAATTATGATCCTCAACCACGAACTACTACAACCAGAAAAAGTACCCGACAAGAAAAGAGCACAATGGAAAAAGTGATTAGCAGTCCACTCTCAAAACAAGTTGGAAGAACTTTAGTTAGAGAAATTAGTCGTGGTATACTTGGTGTATTGGGCTTTGGTGGTAGAAGAAGATAA
- a CDS encoding membrane dipeptidase — translation MKLIIILILISFCSASQFAQSVSFSGNVKNILTNSPIQDAKIQIKNLSNGSVDSVFSDAIGNWQYNILTAVENENNFLPTSLEVSQNFPNPFNPSTKIGFLIPIDDNVSIMVHNILGELVDIRNLFLSKGSYVVDWFSKGSAGVYFYTVAFGNQSITNKMIQLDGGNGIGLGEIRSGISNNYNSAKSLESINVEIVVTKFSYAADTTIATIVGGEIFTSQLQTIHNKYTLIDLHNDVLEVMIDDPTYHLSTLHTYNHTDIPRLQLGGVDVQFFSIWVSPTAYTNYFQQALVMRDLFYSELEANPATIAQASTMQEALNLNTQNKIAAVIGVEGGHHIEESLAKLDTLYNAGMRYLTITWNNSVSWAIAAADSRTLTQGLNTFGRQVIRKLDSLGVIIDVSHTGIKTIQDILQETSNPIVATHSGARAIRNHTRNLYDWQIQDIANSGGVIGIVFYPPFLSNTSTASISDVILHIDHIVQLLGSTDNVAIGSDFDGIGTNVVLGLEDTSKFPDLTLALLQHGYTELEVAKFLGGNFKRVFEQVCGN, via the coding sequence ATGAAATTAATTATTATCCTTATTTTAATTTCATTCTGCTCTGCATCACAGTTTGCACAATCTGTTTCATTTTCAGGTAATGTTAAGAACATTTTAACAAACTCCCCTATTCAAGACGCAAAAATTCAAATAAAAAATTTATCTAACGGTTCGGTTGATTCTGTCTTTTCTGATGCTATTGGGAATTGGCAATATAATATTTTAACTGCGGTCGAGAATGAAAACAATTTTCTGCCAACAAGCTTAGAAGTAAGTCAAAATTTTCCAAATCCATTTAACCCTTCCACGAAAATTGGATTTTTAATTCCGATTGATGATAATGTATCTATTATGGTTCATAATATTCTAGGAGAATTGGTAGATATTAGAAATTTGTTTCTGTCAAAAGGGAGTTACGTCGTTGATTGGTTTAGCAAAGGAAGTGCAGGAGTTTATTTTTATACTGTCGCTTTTGGAAATCAATCCATCACAAATAAAATGATTCAGCTTGATGGTGGAAACGGAATAGGACTTGGGGAAATCAGATCTGGAATTTCAAACAACTATAATTCTGCAAAAAGTTTAGAATCAATTAATGTTGAAATTGTTGTTACAAAATTTTCTTATGCAGCCGATACAACTATTGCTACAATCGTTGGTGGAGAAATTTTTACATCTCAGCTTCAAACGATCCACAATAAATACACATTAATTGATTTACACAATGATGTTCTTGAAGTTATGATTGATGATCCAACGTATCATCTTTCAACATTACACACATACAATCACACTGATATTCCAAGATTGCAACTTGGTGGTGTTGATGTTCAGTTCTTTTCTATTTGGGTTAGTCCAACAGCTTATACCAACTATTTTCAGCAAGCACTTGTAATGCGGGATTTATTTTATTCCGAACTTGAAGCAAATCCGGCAACAATTGCCCAAGCATCCACAATGCAAGAAGCGCTGAATCTAAATACTCAAAATAAAATAGCTGCTGTAATTGGTGTTGAAGGTGGTCATCACATTGAAGAAAGTTTGGCAAAGCTTGATACTCTTTATAATGCCGGAATGAGATATTTAACCATTACTTGGAATAATAGTGTAAGCTGGGCAATTGCAGCGGCTGATAGTCGCACTCTAACTCAAGGTTTAAATACTTTTGGCAGACAGGTTATAAGAAAGTTAGATTCTCTTGGTGTTATCATAGATGTTTCTCATACAGGGATTAAAACTATTCAGGATATTCTTCAAGAAACTTCAAATCCAATAGTCGCTACTCATTCAGGTGCGCGTGCAATAAGAAATCATACAAGAAATTTATACGACTGGCAGATACAGGATATCGCAAATTCCGGCGGAGTAATCGGGATTGTATTTTATCCACCGTTTCTAAGTAATACTTCAACTGCATCAATAAGTGATGTTATTCTGCATATTGATCATATAGTACAATTACTTGGATCTACTGATAACGTTGCTATAGGTTCAGATTTTGATGGCATTGGAACAAATGTAGTTTTGGGATTGGAAGACACAAGTAAATTTCCGGATTTAACTTTAGCATTATTACAACATGGATACACTGAATTAGAAGTCGCAAAATTTTTAGGTGGAAATTTTAAAAGAGTTTTTGAACAGGTTTGTGGTAACTAA
- a CDS encoding M23 family metallopeptidase, translated as MFKCLLFILVTITTFSMAQVFRIDRPVPDNIQTNGSYLYGEGSISNPGNAHNGTDILVRWDTVYSATDGIVSFVGYNPTDTGQFGGYEPNGAGNYIFVKSSWNNSDYYFLYGHLTRPYTFVGQTVIKGQPIALSGNTGYSTGAHLHFEIRKGTQSSGIRNKRNAELWCGITGMGAIYGKVPNAPDETRVNITPDPKPRPPYTTYGYSLTYLFADTKIGSDDIYQENYAIGDVKPGTYTITAPTMNYTRTVTVVAGQVVNADPPTGIAENVTEVNEYNLAQNFPNPFNPSTAIRFEIPQSSYVQLKIYDLLGSEVATLVDEIRGKGIYHELFFADNLASGIYVYSLSVTSTDGLNVFRDNKKMTLVK; from the coding sequence ATGTTTAAGTGTCTACTTTTTATACTAGTTACTATTACTACCTTTTCAATGGCGCAGGTCTTTCGAATAGATAGACCTGTGCCTGATAATATCCAAACTAATGGCTCCTATCTTTACGGTGAGGGAAGTATTTCGAATCCCGGAAATGCTCATAATGGAACGGATATTCTTGTTCGTTGGGACACAGTTTATTCTGCAACAGATGGTATTGTAAGTTTTGTGGGATACAATCCGACAGATACAGGGCAATTTGGTGGGTACGAGCCAAATGGTGCTGGTAATTATATTTTTGTCAAATCTTCTTGGAATAACTCGGATTATTATTTTCTTTATGGTCATCTTACACGCCCCTACACGTTTGTTGGGCAAACTGTAATCAAAGGACAACCGATTGCGTTGTCTGGAAATACGGGTTACTCCACAGGTGCTCACTTACATTTTGAAATTAGGAAGGGAACACAAAGCAGCGGCATTAGAAATAAGAGAAATGCCGAACTTTGGTGTGGCATTACAGGAATGGGAGCGATCTATGGAAAAGTTCCAAATGCACCGGATGAAACACGCGTGAATATTACTCCCGATCCTAAACCACGACCACCTTATACAACTTATGGATATTCACTGACGTATTTATTTGCAGATACAAAAATTGGTTCGGATGATATCTACCAAGAAAATTATGCCATTGGTGATGTTAAACCCGGAACATACACAATAACTGCACCTACAATGAACTACACAAGAACTGTTACGGTTGTTGCTGGACAAGTTGTAAATGCAGATCCACCAACGGGAATTGCGGAGAATGTTACTGAGGTAAACGAATATAACCTTGCACAAAATTTTCCAAATCCATTTAATCCCTCTACAGCAATAAGATTTGAAATACCACAAAGCAGTTATGTGCAATTAAAGATTTATGATTTACTTGGAAGCGAAGTTGCAACGTTAGTTGATGAAATACGAGGAAAGGGAATTTATCACGAATTATTTTTTGCTGATAATTTGGCTTCTGGAATATATGTCTATTCTCTGAGCGTTACGTCCACCGATGGTTTGAATGTTTTTAGGGACAATAAAAAAATGACGTTGGTTAAATAA
- a CDS encoding PorV/PorQ family protein yields MKKIFYIASISFALIFAINMSAQTTKTGTTATQVLKFNVGPRAIGMGGAFTAVSDDITALYWNPGGTANIVSNEAFFNHTSLYADIRHDFAAYATNLSGLGTVGAFVSVLSMDEMQVRTIENPEGTGEFFDYSTLVLGLNYSRFLTENFSIGFNVKYISENLWHMNATGLAVDIGTLYKIPVLNELRIAASISNFGTKMQLSGRDATVIFPSGSSGSNLINSNIELDKFDLPLLFRFGLSADVIKEGTSRLTAAVDAIHPNDHTEYLNTGVEYAWNEIIHLRAGYNSLFEKDTEKGLTLGFGLYYRIVDLIKVKLDYAYQDFGRLEEVHYFSVGINF; encoded by the coding sequence ATGAAAAAAATATTTTATATAGCGAGCATTTCATTTGCATTAATTTTTGCAATCAATATGAGTGCTCAAACAACTAAAACAGGAACCACCGCAACGCAGGTTCTTAAATTTAATGTTGGTCCAAGAGCTATTGGAATGGGCGGTGCATTTACCGCTGTTTCAGACGACATTACTGCTTTATATTGGAATCCTGGCGGAACGGCAAACATAGTTTCTAATGAAGCATTTTTTAATCATACTTCTTTATATGCTGATATTAGACATGATTTTGCTGCTTATGCTACTAATCTTTCTGGATTGGGAACTGTTGGTGCGTTTGTATCAGTTCTTTCAATGGATGAAATGCAAGTGCGAACAATTGAAAATCCTGAAGGCACCGGCGAGTTTTTTGATTATTCCACTTTGGTACTTGGATTAAACTACTCACGATTCCTTACAGAAAATTTTTCAATTGGATTTAATGTAAAGTACATTAGTGAAAACTTATGGCACATGAATGCAACGGGACTTGCTGTTGACATCGGAACTCTTTATAAAATTCCGGTATTAAATGAGTTAAGAATTGCGGCAAGTATTTCTAACTTCGGAACTAAGATGCAGCTCTCCGGAAGAGATGCTACGGTAATATTTCCTTCCGGTTCAAGCGGTAGCAATTTAATCAATTCTAACATTGAGTTAGATAAGTTTGATCTTCCTTTACTTTTTAGATTTGGATTATCTGCAGATGTAATTAAAGAGGGTACATCAAGATTGACTGCAGCAGTTGATGCAATTCATCCAAATGATCATACAGAATATCTTAACACAGGTGTAGAATACGCTTGGAATGAAATTATTCATCTTAGAGCTGGTTATAATTCTTTATTTGAGAAAGATACTGAAAAAGGACTAACACTCGGATTTGGATTGTATTATAGAATTGTTGATCTGATAAAAGTAAAGCTTGACTATGCTTATCAAGATTTCGGAAGGTTAGAAGAAGTACATTATTTTTCTGTCGGAATTAATTTCTAA
- a CDS encoding TonB-dependent receptor, producing MKKFLLSFISFLFLFILFIQTQLYAGVTGKIAGKVTDTQTGEELIGINVLIEGTTTGAATGIDGTYIINNIEPGVYTLIFSGVGYQKKVVTNIRVASDFTTTIDIQLSTEAIGLETIIVEATRPMVRKDLTSSQTSIDDSQIRSLPVESISQLLSLQAGITKGSSGELHIRGGRSTEIAYNVNGVSAINPFDFGRTVQISTNAVQELSVVSGTFNAEYGNALSGVVNTITKEGGSKYTATLSYYTGDYISSSTNIFYNIDDIDPVNNQVVEGTFGGPIPLLEDNFTFFFSGRYNNDKGYLYGIRQHTVFDSLSRDPIQANVLNIAQTGDNSIVSMNPSKDLNTTAKFTYKPIPTIKINYDLVYSNSDYKTYAHDYKYNPDANYNRMDWGLINSLEYRHAVSNSTFFSLKGSYSIYDFKRYLYPLLDALGNEVSFNPGKSLNGLHADPRYQPDDKNTSYSPYTFVSGGTQSEHFYQRSYTSEVKFDITSQVTNQHEVKFGLKSKWDTMDFVFFDVLRNRSKYLTPIIPDPESQIASIDIYTRSPNQFSGYLQDKMEFTSMILNAGLRVDYFNANTLYAPDPLKPTKNLTDAEAKITFSPRLGISFPITDEGIIHFSYGHFYQLPPFRFLYTNPNFEDIDAEPIYGNANLNPEKTVTYELGLQQQLTETVAFNVTGFYKDVRDLLAQQQIRISSNSIYQKYVNKDYGNIKGITFSFTKRKMQDDLFGASIDYTFQVAEGNETGADAFFIDLQSGRQSEKTPVPLDWDQSHTLNGVVTFGGDRDWTVTLVTSLGTGLPYSPELTEQQIYLRTNSGRKPLQTNVDLLIDKSFMIESTTLTIFLKVFNLFDTKNERFVYDDTGRATYSLEQTKGGPEATNEISQIYPEIKSATEYFNRPNYYSAPREVRLGLTIEY from the coding sequence ATGAAAAAATTTTTACTTTCTTTTATTTCTTTCCTTTTTTTATTTATTCTATTTATTCAAACACAATTGTATGCTGGTGTAACAGGTAAGATTGCCGGAAAAGTTACTGATACTCAAACTGGCGAAGAACTTATCGGCATAAATGTTTTGATTGAAGGAACCACAACAGGCGCTGCCACTGGAATTGATGGGACATATATAATCAATAACATTGAACCTGGTGTGTATACTTTGATTTTCAGCGGTGTTGGTTACCAGAAAAAAGTTGTTACTAATATTAGAGTAGCAAGCGATTTCACGACAACAATAGATATACAGCTTTCAACTGAAGCTATTGGACTTGAAACCATTATTGTTGAAGCAACAAGACCAATGGTTAGAAAAGATCTCACGTCTTCTCAAACTTCAATAGATGATTCCCAGATCAGATCTTTACCTGTAGAAAGCATAAGCCAGTTACTTTCGTTACAGGCTGGTATCACAAAGGGCTCAAGTGGAGAACTTCACATTCGTGGCGGAAGATCTACAGAAATTGCTTACAATGTAAACGGTGTTTCCGCTATTAACCCATTCGATTTTGGAAGAACAGTACAAATTTCCACAAACGCGGTTCAGGAGTTATCTGTTGTTAGCGGTACTTTTAATGCTGAGTATGGAAATGCGTTAAGCGGTGTGGTTAATACAATCACAAAAGAAGGTGGTTCTAAATACACTGCTACTTTATCATACTACACGGGCGATTATATCAGTTCTTCTACTAATATTTTTTATAATATCGATGATATTGATCCAGTTAACAATCAGGTTGTTGAGGGAACATTTGGCGGTCCGATTCCACTGCTGGAAGATAATTTTACTTTCTTTTTTTCGGGCCGATACAATAATGATAAAGGTTATTTGTATGGAATAAGACAGCATACGGTATTTGATTCACTATCGAGAGACCCAATACAAGCAAATGTTTTAAACATTGCGCAAACTGGGGACAATTCAATTGTATCGATGAATCCAAGTAAAGATTTAAACACCACGGCAAAGTTTACTTACAAACCAATTCCAACAATAAAAATTAATTATGATCTTGTTTATTCAAACTCCGATTATAAAACATATGCACACGATTATAAATATAATCCCGATGCAAATTATAACAGGATGGATTGGGGATTGATAAATTCATTAGAATATAGACACGCTGTAAGTAACAGTACTTTCTTTTCGTTAAAAGGTTCTTATAGTATTTATGATTTTAAAAGATATTTATATCCATTACTTGATGCTTTGGGAAATGAAGTTTCATTTAATCCTGGTAAAAGCTTAAACGGTTTACATGCTGATCCTCGATATCAACCAGATGATAAAAATACATCATATAGCCCTTATACTTTTGTTTCCGGCGGAACTCAGTCTGAACATTTTTATCAGCGCTCCTACACTTCGGAAGTTAAGTTTGATATTACAAGTCAGGTTACAAATCAGCACGAAGTTAAGTTTGGATTAAAAAGTAAGTGGGATACTATGGATTTTGTTTTCTTTGATGTTTTAAGGAACCGAAGCAAATATTTAACTCCAATAATTCCTGACCCGGAATCTCAAATCGCTTCTATAGATATTTATACTCGTTCACCAAATCAATTCTCAGGATATTTGCAGGATAAAATGGAATTTACGAGTATGATCTTAAACGCCGGTTTAAGAGTAGATTATTTTAACGCAAATACGCTCTATGCTCCAGATCCATTAAAACCTACTAAAAATCTTACTGATGCCGAAGCAAAAATTACATTTAGTCCGAGACTTGGTATTTCTTTTCCAATCACGGATGAAGGAATAATACATTTTTCTTACGGTCATTTTTATCAATTACCGCCCTTTAGATTTTTATATACAAACCCCAATTTTGAAGATATAGATGCCGAACCAATATATGGTAATGCCAATCTTAACCCTGAAAAAACAGTTACTTATGAATTGGGGTTACAACAGCAATTGACCGAGACAGTAGCTTTTAATGTTACAGGGTTCTACAAAGATGTTCGTGATTTACTAGCACAACAGCAAATTAGAATCAGTAGCAACTCAATTTATCAAAAATATGTAAATAAAGATTATGGAAATATAAAAGGCATAACATTTTCATTTACAAAAAGAAAAATGCAGGATGATCTTTTTGGCGCTTCTATTGATTACACATTTCAGGTTGCAGAAGGTAATGAAACAGGGGCGGATGCCTTCTTTATTGATCTACAGTCCGGAAGACAAAGTGAAAAAACTCCTGTTCCGTTAGATTGGGATCAATCGCACACACTTAACGGCGTTGTTACATTTGGTGGCGATAGAGATTGGACTGTTACACTTGTTACTTCACTTGGAACCGGTCTTCCATATTCACCAGAGCTTACCGAACAGCAGATTTATCTACGAACCAATAGCGGAAGGAAACCACTTCAAACAAATGTTGATTTATTAATTGATAAATCTTTTATGATTGAAAGTACAACGTTAACTATATTTCTAAAAGTGTTTAACCTGTTCGATACGAAGAACGAACGATTTGTTTATGATGATACGGGAAGAGCAACTTATTCGTTAGAACAGACCAAAGGTGGGCCAGAGGCGACAAATGAAATATCTCAAATTTATCCGGAAATTAAATCTGCAACCGAATACTTTAACCGACCAAACTACTATTCAGCACCAAGAGAAGTTAGACTTGGTCTTACAATAGAGTATTAA